A stretch of the Planktothricoides raciborskii GIHE-MW2 genome encodes the following:
- a CDS encoding response regulator has product MQGNLNEIDIRSILQLVELGQRTGELFVETYRSGHSVVLGPRTIHRAISGRSLSTGSWFVFVSNGQIVYAADPNVKLSRLRDYLRRYNLENSLDSTQSMSISSTNALEYGYLWALLEEQIITPSQGRSIVQGMIRETLFDLLSLHQGSFIFEIGSALAPQLVSLEISPLLTKMIKQVQEWNQFYPHIQSPNQCPVISDVLQLRQALPENTFKSLSRWADGTTTLRQMSRYLNRDILTVARAIYPFVQLGLVQLFYPEAKNEDADLSSSKFSWKSPSAIPRVVCIDDDVSIGKTVEYILQQHGYEVTAIVNPLKALSLVFQLKPDLILCDITMPELDGYEICAMLRQSNAFRLTPMIMLTGLDGFINRIKARMIGANDYLTKPFGESELLMLIEKYIGSGDPDRPEPEILLADTFDTPV; this is encoded by the coding sequence ATGCAGGGCAATTTAAATGAAATCGACATCCGCAGCATACTGCAACTCGTGGAGTTAGGGCAACGAACCGGCGAATTGTTTGTGGAAACCTATCGATCTGGTCACAGTGTTGTCTTGGGACCGAGAACAATTCATCGAGCAATATCTGGACGTTCTTTATCAACAGGTTCTTGGTTTGTATTTGTCTCTAACGGACAAATCGTCTATGCTGCCGATCCGAATGTCAAGTTATCTCGTTTGCGAGACTATCTGCGGCGTTACAATCTAGAGAACAGCTTAGATAGCACCCAATCCATGTCGATTTCCTCTACGAATGCACTGGAGTATGGCTATCTTTGGGCTTTATTAGAAGAGCAGATTATCACCCCATCTCAAGGGCGCAGTATTGTCCAAGGGATGATTCGAGAAACTTTATTTGATCTCTTAAGTCTCCATCAAGGATCATTTATTTTTGAAATCGGATCCGCCCTAGCTCCCCAATTAGTTTCTCTGGAAATTTCTCCTTTACTGACAAAAATGATTAAGCAGGTTCAGGAGTGGAACCAGTTTTATCCTCATATTCAATCTCCTAATCAGTGTCCCGTGATTTCTGATGTTCTTCAGTTACGCCAAGCTTTGCCGGAAAATACCTTTAAAAGTCTAAGTCGCTGGGCGGATGGCACGACAACTCTGCGGCAAATGTCCCGTTATTTAAATCGCGATATTCTCACCGTGGCCCGAGCAATTTATCCCTTCGTGCAGCTAGGATTAGTGCAATTATTTTATCCAGAAGCCAAAAATGAGGATGCGGATTTAAGTTCATCAAAATTTTCTTGGAAATCTCCTTCAGCAATTCCCAGAGTTGTTTGCATTGATGATGATGTGAGCATTGGCAAAACCGTAGAGTATATTCTTCAGCAACATGGCTATGAAGTTACGGCAATTGTCAATCCTTTAAAAGCTCTGAGTCTGGTATTTCAATTAAAGCCTGACTTGATTCTTTGTGATATTACTATGCCCGAACTTGATGGTTATGAAATTTGTGCCATGCTCCGCCAATCTAACGCTTTTCGCCTAACTCCGATGATTATGTTGACGGGTCTAGATGGCTTTATTAATCGGATTAAAGCGCGAATGATTGGAGCCAATGACTATTTAACAAAACCCTTTGGAGAAAGTGAACTGCTGATGCTGATTGAAAAATATATTGGCTCTGGAGATCCCGATCGCCCAGAGCCAGAAATTTTGTTGGCTGATACATTTGATACGCCAGTTTAA
- a CDS encoding reverse transcriptase N-terminal domain-containing protein, with amino-acid sequence MSQLKATNGPKKPLEDWSQINWQKVNKLVRNLRQRIFLARKLGNFRKLRSLQKLMLRSHANLLLSVRKITQTNKGKATAGIDKEIVNTPEQRVKLVNNWNGGTQSPTKRVMIPKPNGKIRPLGIPTVRDRIEQAIVMNALEPEWEPVFEPNSYGFRPGRSCQDAIGLLCDFKKAETLGF; translated from the coding sequence ATGTCGCAGCTAAAAGCAACAAACGGACCAAAGAAGCCACTGGAAGATTGGAGCCAAATTAACTGGCAAAAAGTCAACAAGCTGGTTAGGAACTTACGTCAAAGAATCTTTCTCGCGAGAAAACTTGGTAACTTTCGCAAACTAAGAAGTTTGCAAAAGTTGATGTTAAGAAGCCACGCCAACTTACTATTGTCAGTGAGGAAAATCACCCAAACCAATAAAGGAAAAGCAACGGCAGGAATTGACAAGGAAATAGTCAATACCCCAGAACAAAGGGTGAAGCTGGTAAACAACTGGAATGGCGGAACTCAAAGCCCAACCAAACGGGTAATGATACCAAAGCCAAACGGAAAGATACGACCGCTAGGAATCCCAACCGTGCGTGACAGAATCGAACAGGCAATAGTAATGAATGCATTAGAACCCGAATGGGAACCCGTGTTTGAGCCAAACTCCTACGGATTCAGACCCGGAAGAAGCTGTCAAGATGCCATTGGACTTTTATGCGACTTCAAAAAGGCAGAGACACTTGGGTTCTAG
- a CDS encoding reverse transcriptase domain-containing protein: MRLQKGRDTWVLEADIKGFFDNIAHESILKQLGNLPKRDLIQRWLKAGYVLKGDINPTKTGTPQGGVISPLLANIGLHGLEQFIKTTNPKLGIVRYADDFIVTAKDKGSLEKAQTRIQQWLSERGLELSTEKTVITSIEKGFDFLGFNHRHYNGKLLIKPSKKKVLAFCKRIGEEIKAMNGCEQEVVIKKLNPILRGFANYYKGVVSKVTFSYISSRVWYYLWSWAKRRHPNKNTKWIRKRYFKTIKGNKWTFACTGTDKRRGKEVEIILYPITYTPIERHVKVKGEASPDDPSLKEYWKKRHQKYGKSYWEKNSRNYKIAQNQNWKCPICGEPLFNGEEIETHHITPVAEGGQNDIENLVHLHQACHKQVHSKSKSNRLK, encoded by the coding sequence ATGCGACTTCAAAAAGGCAGAGACACTTGGGTTCTAGAAGCTGACATCAAAGGATTTTTCGATAATATTGCCCATGAATCCATCTTGAAACAATTAGGAAACCTACCTAAACGGGATTTAATCCAAAGATGGTTAAAAGCTGGCTATGTTCTCAAAGGGGATATCAACCCCACAAAGACGGGAACACCGCAAGGTGGGGTAATCTCACCCCTACTGGCCAACATTGGACTGCATGGTTTGGAACAATTCATTAAAACCACCAACCCAAAACTAGGCATCGTGCGGTATGCAGACGACTTTATAGTCACTGCTAAAGACAAAGGAAGTCTTGAAAAAGCCCAGACCAGAATCCAGCAATGGTTATCAGAAAGAGGACTTGAATTAAGCACGGAGAAAACGGTTATTACATCAATAGAAAAGGGCTTTGACTTTCTCGGTTTCAACCACCGCCACTATAACGGCAAACTGCTTATCAAGCCATCCAAAAAGAAGGTTTTAGCCTTCTGTAAAAGGATAGGCGAAGAAATAAAGGCAATGAATGGTTGTGAACAGGAAGTAGTCATTAAAAAGCTAAATCCGATTCTCCGAGGTTTTGCTAACTACTACAAAGGGGTAGTGAGCAAAGTAACCTTCAGCTACATCTCATCAAGAGTGTGGTACTACCTTTGGAGTTGGGCGAAGCGTCGGCATCCCAACAAAAACACAAAATGGATTCGGAAACGTTACTTTAAGACCATAAAAGGCAATAAGTGGACGTTCGCCTGTACAGGTACAGACAAACGGCGAGGGAAAGAGGTTGAAATAATTCTCTACCCAATAACTTACACTCCAATCGAGCGCCATGTAAAGGTCAAAGGGGAAGCGTCACCGGACGATCCGAGCCTCAAGGAATACTGGAAAAAACGTCACCAGAAATATGGTAAGAGCTACTGGGAGAAAAATTCCCGGAATTATAAAATCGCCCAAAACCAAAACTGGAAATGCCCTATCTGTGGCGAACCTTTATTCAACGGTGAGGAAATTGAAACCCATCATATAACACCTGTTGCAGAAGGCGGACAAAACGACATTGAAAACCTTGTGCATCTACACCAAGCGTGTCATAAGCAGGTACACAGCAAATCCAAGTCCAATCGCTTGAAATAA
- a CDS encoding IS4 family transposase, with protein MGNSFRQTVAGIFAHPEMNQEIMLSGHIQATMERAEATVGEYVIAAQDTTYYNYSGHKKMSGLGVIQGNVRGLMQHNVLLLNEQGLPLGLLGQQYWTRDGGLDLPEGEKESSKWLKGLNAINQQASQSSKRFVTVEDREGDVFSFFKAERKTNVDLLVRVYQARNLEIVSSNIVCQLPDVSSHLPDYGTQRVRIYRQNREVELILRLRAGAVNVYPDKNLSANKHKTQGLSLVVAQEIGCIDPKTNEDIFCSEDAATWYLLTSLPIATTSNVQRVTRFYALRWRVERFHYTLKSGALQVEKLQAR; from the coding sequence ATGGGTAACAGTTTTCGTCAAACAGTAGCGGGTATATTTGCTCATCCAGAAATGAATCAAGAGATCATGTTGTCAGGACACATTCAGGCAACGATGGAACGAGCCGAAGCAACGGTTGGGGAATATGTGATCGCCGCGCAAGACACAACTTATTACAACTACTCAGGACATAAAAAAATGTCTGGGTTAGGGGTAATACAAGGGAATGTCCGAGGATTGATGCAACATAATGTACTACTGCTCAATGAACAAGGTTTACCCCTAGGACTCTTAGGACAACAATACTGGACTCGAGACGGAGGTTTAGACCTGCCAGAAGGAGAAAAAGAAAGTAGTAAATGGCTCAAGGGGTTGAATGCCATCAATCAGCAAGCCAGTCAATCGAGCAAACGCTTTGTGACCGTAGAAGATAGAGAAGGAGATGTTTTTAGTTTTTTTAAAGCCGAACGAAAGACAAATGTAGATCTGCTCGTCAGGGTATATCAAGCTCGTAATTTGGAAATCGTCAGCAGTAATATAGTCTGCCAATTGCCCGATGTGTCGTCTCACTTGCCCGACTATGGAACCCAACGAGTACGCATTTATCGTCAAAACCGGGAAGTAGAACTGATTCTTCGCTTACGGGCAGGGGCAGTCAATGTTTATCCAGATAAAAATTTGAGTGCCAACAAGCATAAAACCCAAGGTTTATCTTTGGTGGTCGCCCAAGAGATCGGTTGTATCGATCCCAAAACAAACGAAGATATCTTCTGTTCAGAAGATGCAGCCACATGGTATTTACTGACCAGTCTTCCGATTGCCACTACCAGTAATGTCCAAAGGGTGACTCGATTTTATGCCCTGCGATGGCGGGTAGAACGCTTTCATTACACTCTTAAGTCTGGTGCTTTACAGGTGGAAAAATTACAAGCAAGATGA